The Ooceraea biroi isolate clonal line C1 chromosome 7, Obir_v5.4, whole genome shotgun sequence genomic sequence GCGAGTCTGCTGGGAAGTGGCAACTCGGACTGCGTGCCGGTGAAAGGCTTGTTTATTCAGAGGCGGAGGCGGCGCGCAGCGCAAAATTCGCTCAATTCATTAAGATCTAACTCCAATGGCGtccataagaaaaatatatattataactgaCAATGAGTATAAGTATATATCAAACTATACACAgctatattttcttataaactGTTTATACAACAATCCGTTTTAGACGCCAACAAGATTGTAAAATACTTTCCGAGCGCTTAACTTCTCTTTTAAGTTTCATCTCTTTTACTTTTCACGTTATTCTTAAGTCATTGCTATGCACATTTGCAGCACGTCTCTGTGCTTTGTTCGGAACCGCGATGTTCCGAAGCGCAGCGAGTTTTAAGGCTACATTGCTCCAAGAACCTGCGAACCAATAACAACCGCGCATTACTCTCGTTACGCAAACCGCATTGTGCAACCGCACAGTGCGGCAAAGTTTAATACgcttaatgtataaataacgcTAACGTGCACTGCCAACTGTACACGACTACTACACACGACTGTGCGTAAATTCGCAACAGCGACAACGCACCTCGCTGCGCTTGCTTTGCAGGCACTTTCGTGAGAACGCACGTGCGCGTTCAGCTTCCTCGAAAATTCTTCTCGACTTGgaagtttattatttaaaaaataaacatcttttttctttcgtcgTTATCGCTGACTAATTTCCTCCTCGTTACTGTTATTGTATTACTGAGACAATGGCTCTCGATCTTCAGTCTCTTGACGTtttcgaaaacaaaaataccGTGAATACGTTAGATTCGCGGTGATTCATCCTCGTATACGCGCGTTATCTTCTCTTCTGTGCCAGAATAAAGGACCAGGAGGGAAGCATCCGTAggccacacacacacactgaTGCAATTCGCTTTACGTAATGAGGCATAGTTTTCTCTTCGTTCTGCTGTGCCTATCGGCCTATACGTAACCGAATCACCTGTTCCGCATTGTCAGCGCGCCAATTAGCatgctccgcgcgcgcgggacaCACCGCGCGGCATTATCTGCCGCGATAATTGTTTCCCGGAACGTTATCTATCGCTCGCCATCAGATCCACGGAGCGCTGGTTTTTTGCAAACTTCTCGCGATCGTCTTTCGGCAGATTATCGCGGCGAGGGCCACGACGATTCGAGATAAGAACCGTAACGTAACGGGAAAAAGTACTCGGACGAATCGACAGTCAAGTAGTACTTTCAAGAGGTTGAACATCTTCGGAACTTTGCCAAATGATCTGGCTTTAATTTTAGCTACGATTTATAGAGATGATGAAAAATAAGACGGCAATTAGGTAAAGAATTTTCATGCGGGATGTCAACGCGAACCTAACGCGTTTGGAATCGAGAAGGATGACTCCTATCTAACGCATCCCTCTCGTCATTAAGGGACTCCCTGTGCCAGGACACGCAGGAGGGTCGGGAATACGCCACTTTCTCCGGGTAAACCGAGATCGATAAGGGCGGCCTACCCTCGATATACGTTCGGAACTCGTTTTGGAAGGGTCCAGCTAGACACGACACTACTTCGGTTTTCGGATCCATTCACGAAGGACGACGAGCGACATAAAGACCCTTTTAGTTTGCAGGATATTGAAAGCCAGGGTGTGTCCGGCAAGTGCCTCGATTGCTGTTTATCCTGACAATATGCTGCCATAATATCAGATCGATCGAGAAGTTCATTCCTTTTATAGCGCTTGcgataatgaagaaaaaactGATAATGTTTAGACGATCTTTTCAGAAATGATGAATGACAGAGGTGCTTTCGATCGCTGCTTATTCACGATGCGTAGCAATATCCTTTTCGTAATATCAACATCACTGCTAGAGAAGCATCTGTGTGATCTGTGCAGCTTCAAAAAGAATGAACGAATTCTTCGAATGACTACTCTGTCGGTGGAAGTGCTTTCAAGTGGCGAGATACCGAAGCATAATTGTTATCATTAACATGGCTTAATCTTTAATGATTGATTTATCGACGTTCGCCGCCGAGACGTTTAACTGATTAACTGGGAAACGTTCTAATTGAAGGTACACAAGCTCGAATACCCTCTCTCGAGTATAGCAGATAGCTTCCGCCGCGAAAACATCGGGCTTGGAAAAATTTGCGAATCACTCTCGTTCTGAAAATATCGCGATGACGAGAATAACCGGAGAAAAAGTAAGTCCACGGCGCGGCAAAATCGCGTCGCCGACGATCATCGTCGCGTTGACGAGGGAGAATTGGGACGACGCTATAAATACGGAGAAATCCAGCACGCACAATGTGCAGCTGAAATTTGCTCCTGTGATTTAAATTTCGCGCGCATACGCGCACGATGTTAGGGAACGTCGGCCAACTTCACTCGGTACTTGCATCAATATTTAGAAACACGGATGTTTACAGAATCAAATAGCATCTTGACGATACGCGATGTGTCTCGACGTGGcttatttttatgtacgttCACGTTGTCACGGGAAACAGAAGCGCAAACGTTATTGTATACATTCAACATTTGAATATCCGATAACAGATGGTGTCGgagcaaatattaaattcgtGGGGTCTCGTCTCTTTTTCCGCGTTTAATCGCGGAAGGATAGAAAGGATAAAATGGGGGGAAAGGAAGAAGGCACGTCGGCATGTAAAAGTATCCGATCACGATTGCAAATTCCAAACACGCGTACTCGCGAGGAGAGAGCGCGAAAGCGCCAAGTAAAGCGACAGTGAATAATCAAGGTGCGACCACGAACGTCGTACTCACCCTCGGAAAATGCGGGAATGGCCGATCGAAGGAATCCCTGGAGGGTCTGCTACGTTCAAAAAACGCGTCATCGTCCTCGTAGAATTTCTGCTTGGCTTCCTGCAGCAGCTCGTCGCCGGACTTGCCGCGCGTTCGGTCCGAAAATCTCGGCGAGTCGCGAAAGTAGGACGACATCGTCAACGACGCAGGAAGCACTTTTTTATTAGACTGGCAACAACACGCAAATCTTTTCTTGTATGCGTTCGCGTCGCGAATTCAAACCTTCCCCACAACCATCCTCTCCGCGCGGAGGTTCGCGCATCACTAATTCGTTGCGTCTTGCGTGACGCCGGTGAGCGGCCGGCCGCCGGCCGCCGGCGTTTGAAAAAGTAAGCGCGCTTGCGCACCACTCACGTCGCGCGCTCTCACGAGCAAAAGGACCCTATCCGAACAGATTTGCAGCACCATCATCTGCACCGACGAATCGGCCAATAACGTGACAATGCGAATTCACTCACTCTCGCCGCGCGATTGGTCGATTCCTTCCTGCATATTTCGATTCAAATCGTGATAAGAACACTTTCGCGCGCTCACGAAACCTCGTACAATTGTAAATACGTAGTTTTGGACTAATTTAAGCAACATGCTTATTTCCTTTAGAAGCGCGcattgaaattttatgaaatgctTTTAGCACTTGTAATATATCTCTTCATTTATGTTAATGAAATGTCACTAGCATACATGTCTTATTACGAATtgcaaaatgaataaatgcgCCGGAATAATTAGCCAGTACGATTACTTTGGCGTAatcttcacacacacacacatacatcaAAGTATTGCAAAACTTATTTCCTTATATTCAAAACTatgtattaacttatatttATCTACATTTATAACTATACAATATATGTGTAAATAAAACCGCCAGTAGTCTTATCCCTGCCAATATTGCGGGAatgtaaattacttttatcgtTTAAGGCACTATCTGACGAGATATTGTTACGAATTTAATAGCAGTCCATCGAGTTGACGTCCTTCTGTTTGTACATTATCAGAATGTCCTCTAGGATTGACTCGAAACTGCTGGTATACGTTTTCAACCATCGATTCTTCTCCTCGATGTAAGCTTCGATgtcgcaatcgaaaatcgCATGAAGAAACTCCTGTCGCGTCACCGACGAGATATAACGCAGCGTTTTCTTCTCATCCTCCTTCGATCTGCCGCTGTCCATATTCATGGAGCTGTTATAGATGGTTGCCAATAAGTTGGCATCGTTCGCGTCTACGATCTCCTCGATTACGTGCGAGGCGTTTCGCGTTTCCTCTCTGGCGGCGGACGAAGAGACGAACGACGGCTCCTTGACGTAGACGGTATCTATCGTCGCGTTGTTCTCTATTGGCGACACCGGCTCATCCAATTTGTATTTCAGCAGACAGGTTTTCAACTTGCCGATTATCACGGCAGACGCTTTGCACACTTCGAAGTCACTGTCGTCCTTCaaggtgaccaaaagtacctAGAAATGAGAAAAACAAATCTCtcacttacttttaatatttattgatttataaaacgattcttaaaatttaaaataagatcgaaatttttagatatttatatttcacttaCACCTAGGCAATTTTGTTTCGCCAACTCGTCCAGCGCTTTGTTCAGCCTACGTTTAATCTCGGTCTCGTTCAACGAGACGATCTTTCTATGCTCTTTGGAGAATGTCACATTCGGGAACGAGTCGTCGAGCATCCCCTGATCCGTCAAATGCGACTTGACGAAATGATCCCAGAAAATCAACGCGTTTGTCTTCACCTCCCAATGCAGATCAAATACAGCTGTCGCTGACATCGCCCGCAGCATCGAATCGATGACCGTCTTCCTGTGAATCGAACGATACTGATTACTATATCCAATTGATCAATCTTTagttaataaatgtttttacgtACGGCCATTTTCGATGAACGTACAACTCCTTTATCAGATTCACAGCTTCTCTCCTAACGATCGCCTCGCTCTCGTTCTCGAGTAAACAAATTGCGATTTCCTGTCAAcagattattttatgtaaataatccTCAACGAGTTACTGAAATAAATGGATAAGTAGTGAacgaatatacatacatttaaatttaGTTCCGACAGTTGTTGTTCCCACAGTTTGTTTATGCGTACGGTGGTCGCGATGAACGTTAGTGCCGACGCTCGTACATAACTCTCACTGTCCGTTTCGGCAATCTTGACTGCTAGTTTTGGGAACTCATTAATCAACAAGAAGTCTTGGAATGCCGGGTACTCTGCAAACATTTACGCGTTACATCTCTTATTTTGATCAGGTATTTGTTTCAACTTATAATTTAGGATTTAGTTTAGTATTTGCAAAAGAGATATATATGATGATAGAAGCTACATATGTTTCATAACTTGCTTACTGTATTCGGAAATGGTCGCGATGGTGTTGAGAACCTCGAGAACGCTGTCTTTCACTTCCCAGTTAGGGTCGTGTAGCCTCTTGAAAAGCGTCGGTCCTATCTCGTTCGTTTGACTGTCTGAATCGACGAGTAATGCCAAATTAGGCGGCATAAAGTTGTGGATAGCGAGTTTGCATAGCTTCAATGCTTTTACACAAATCTAAAGAGGCAggcgaaaattatattttttaaacttattaACTTCGATATTTTAACAACTTTGATTATGTGTACATTCTAGATCATTCATTTAATTATAGTAATCAATTCTTTACCATTGGTAATATCGCATTATGATTGAGAATTTCTTGGGCGAGGGACAACACGCATATCGTCTCCACGCATTCCTGCCACTTGAGTTTGAATTTTTCCGTCATTATCGCCAAGCCGTCGAGCAACGACGCCAGCAAAATAGGATACTCGACTATGAAATCGCCTTGCAATATCGGTTTGTACTGCAACTTTCGCGGATGCTCCGAAGGAGACTTGCTATTTGTGTCTGATCTGCTATCCTTCTGTTCCCCTCGCGTGTCTGGCAAGTAACTTTTCAAAACATGGCACAAAACTTGAAAAGTAATTACTGCTACATCCTgagagaaataagaaaaaggaaaattagaGATCACGAAAACACATTCAGCTTCTTAATCCTTTCATGTACTTACTCTATCCATGATATCTGACATTTCAAGAAGAAAATCAATAGATGCTTTGCAAATCTGCTCCATCGGAAGCTCCCCTTTCCGTATGACGTCTCGCATGTTGTAAGCTAGCCTTTGCACAGTGGTGCACGTCACGTCGAAGATTTTGTTAAGAAACATATCAAACAGCTCATACGAACAGGTGCTCATATGATTCTTCTTTATGCACACGCATAACGGCAATATCTAACGATTGAttgaaattaagaaattaattcgttCACAATACCTATTATTACGTAGCTATAAACACCTACACGCAAATACTCATCTGATTGCCTTACCATTATAGCGATAGCCTGATGCTCGAATTTGTATGCTTGATGCTGCTCCAGGAGAACGAATTCTCGTAGCGCGAGCAGCTTCTTCCAGTACACCATGGCGAACTTTTGACTCTTTACCAGCTCCGTAATGTGTTTCTTTGACAGCAGCATCATCGAAATGTAACACAAGCTGTAAGAGAACTTTTGCGCCGCGTTAGAGTCGACCACGTTGCTATCTTCCTTGATTCCTTGCTTCAGCTTCAGGAACAacgacagcagcagcagcttgTGCACATGGTGGAGGAACCTGGTACTGATGCAAGCTTCGAACAGCGCCTTTACCCGCGTCTCAAGATTGACGAGCTCCTCCAGCAACTCGGGAATACCGTTGTCCAGACTGGCGAACAGCGTGTTCTCCAAGATGCTGGTCAGTAGATCCAGCGTCGAGCACAGCAGCTTGTTCTGTTCCAAATATGTCTCCTCTAGATCCCGATTCACCTGGGCGTCCAGAGTATTACTCATTAAGGGAGCAGCAATCGCCAGAATGATCTCCTTGCAAGCTTCAACGTTTCTGTGCTCGTGTAACAGTAACGTCCACAGGAATTTCTGGCTCTCCCTTGTGACGTACATTGTGTGATTCCAGTGTGCACAGTTCACAATGTCCTTCCACGTACCTGTTGTATTTAAAACCAGAAGAAATCGCTGTAgatcatattttacattttcacaCACTATCCAAATTCATAAAATACTATGATTTTCTTGTAATAGACAATCGACGCTCATTACAAGTTTCCCaaaatttaccagattttaTCACCCACTGCCTGCCGCTTCGATGAATGATCAAGTCTGACAGCATCGTTGTGTATGCCATCTTGATAGACGCAGGTAAATTATCCTTGCTCAATTGGAAAATTGTGCACAGCCTGTTGTATACATCCTGGCACTGCCAGTAGTGGAAACGCAGCTCGTGCTGGGAAATAATCCCAACCAGTTTCAGCGTGAACGTGATGATAGGCTGCGATGCCTTTTGTCCAGACTCCCATACTGCTAAAGCCTTTGGTATCCACTTCTGGAATACCTCGCAGTACTCGTAGTCCACCGAAGCACCTGTAGATTCACGTGATAAAGCATACGTTAAAGCAACGACACATCAAAGCGCTCGACGATCAAATCTTCTTACATTCTTTCGTGTTCTCCGCAATGTGACTCAACAGATGATCCAAATACGTGTTTGAGACAACGTTGTAATCCGGAAGGAGAAACAGATCCAAGACTTCCGCCAGTACATCCTCGTTCCTCCTCCTACATGAATTCATTCCAAGGTTGAAGTTCGTGCGACCGGCGATCTGCCTCGTAAACAACACTTGGTCTGTGTAAAGATCAACGATAGAAAAACAACTTCAAAGACCTGCAAGAAGGGTCTTTCTTGCTTGTGTACGGCAAAATAAAACGAaggatatatgtataagacTGATAAGCCCCTTCTTGGAAAAATCTCGGAGACACTTGCGTCATTTATGACATTCTCGAACAGAATCATTAATTGTACTAATGATTCAAGGAACAACAGTCGACAGACATTTTTTGACACTTTGCGAAACCATTTGATCTTTAGCACGTGCAGCTGAAATACTTGGGCCGTAGGCCTCGGCCCATTTGATGCTCCAAATGCTTCAGAACACtttctattcttcttcttctttcgagaaaaaagaagaaaagaaagtattTTGGAGTATTCGAAGCATCATTGGACCACAGCTGCACTGGGAGCTACACTTCCAGCTAGGTATTTTTTTGGGGAGGTTGGATGCACTGTATCTATCTATCCTATTTTTGACTTTTGCATATCAGATGCACTGCATTATCGACAATGCACAGATAATAAACTTCTCGAcgattgattttatttaaatcaatttgttaaaatgttttgatatttatttataaaagaagaaaaacggtGTATATAATAGCAAAAACGTGACTGTATTTCATAAAAGCTTGAGTAAAATACATATGCAGCTGTGAAGCATATCTGCGTAATTGTAATTATcgataagaacttt encodes the following:
- the LOC105279673 gene encoding uncharacterized protein LOC105279673, with the translated sequence MNSCRRRNEDVLAEVLDLFLLPDYNVVSNTYLDHLLSHIAENTKECASVDYEYCEVFQKWIPKALAVWESGQKASQPIITFTLKLVGIISQHELRFHYWQCQDVYNRLCTIFQLSKDNLPASIKMAYTTMLSDLIIHRSGRQWVIKSGTWKDIVNCAHWNHTMYVTRESQKFLWTLLLHEHRNVEACKEIILAIAAPLMSNTLDAQVNRDLEETYLEQNKLLCSTLDLLTSILENTLFASLDNGIPELLEELVNLETRVKALFEACISTRFLHHVHKLLLLSLFLKLKQGIKEDSNVVDSNAAQKFSYSLCYISMMLLSKKHITELVKSQKFAMVYWKKLLALREFVLLEQHQAYKFEHQAIAIMILPLCVCIKKNHMSTCSYELFDMFLNKIFDVTCTTVQRLAYNMRDVIRKGELPMEQICKASIDFLLEMSDIMDRDVAVITFQVLCHVLKSYLPDTRGEQKDSRSDTNSKSPSEHPRKLQYKPILQGDFIVEYPILLASLLDGLAIMTEKFKLKWQECVETICVLSLAQEILNHNAILPMICVKALKLCKLAIHNFMPPNLALLVDSDSQTNEIGPTLFKRLHDPNWEVKDSVLEVLNTIATISEYKYPAFQDFLLINEFPKLAVKIAETDSESYVRASALTFIATTVRINKLWEQQLSELNLNEIAICLLENESEAIVRREAVNLIKELYVHRKWPKTVIDSMLRAMSATAVFDLHWEVKTNALIFWDHFVKSHLTDQGMLDDSFPNVTFSKEHRKIVSLNETEIKRRLNKALDELAKQNCLGVLLVTLKDDSDFEVCKASAVIIGKLKTCLLKYKLDEPVSPIENNATIDTVYVKEPSFVSSSAAREETRNASHVIEEIVDANDANLLATIYNSSMNMDSGRSKEDEKKTLRYISSVTRQEFLHAIFDCDIEAYIEEKNRWLKTYTSSFESILEDILIMYKQKDVNSMDCY